In the Desulfitobacterium hafniense DCB-2 genome, TTTCCCATCTATTTTATTGAAGATTTCTTTCACGACAATAGAGATTTTGCTCAGGCTCTTATGAAGAATCTCACTCTGGATCACGCCGCCAATCTATCGAATTGGGTGCATATGCATTCTAAAAATGGACCCGAGAAAGTTGCCTATGTCTATAAAAAACTGCAAAAGCTTGATGTGGACATGAATTCCATAACTCAAGAAGATCTGGCCTTAATTGCAGGAGTCAGCCGAATTACTGTTGCCCGGTCCATGAAAGATATCTACAGAAAGTGACTAAGGATCACCTCAAATAAACATGAATATAAAAAGAGAACCATGGTCTGGTTCTCAAAAAGAGGGAAAATAGAGAATGCCCTTTTTAAATAAGGCAGGATCAGGGCAAGCATTGCAATTTATTAGGTTACTTCAACAGTTCCATCTCTCCATTCTTGTCCTTGAACAAGTTGAAATCGAGGCCGTTCTATAAATACTATCATTTATATAAATTCAATTATTATATTGAAGTTTTAGACAAAAAAAGACCTGCTCTTCAGCCTATTTGCAATCTGAAGAGCTAGCGCAAGTCTTTAACATTTCACAAGTACTGCAAAGCTCACTTTTATCACTAGCTATAAAACAATAAGTCCCTTCAATTTTCCAGCAAGGTTTGGATTCATTAATAGGTATGGTGCTGCTTCTCATCCCGCCACCTTTACAATTGCGGTTGTACCAGCAGGAATACATAGAAGTGATCTGCTTAACCCCAGCGATGTTCAATCCTTTTTCATTCATAAGATACTTAATAAATTTTAAACGCAAGAGGTCGTTATTGGAATATTTTCTTTGGTACTTATCCCGATTAGGGTGAATTAAACCATTTCTCTCCCATACTCTTAGAGTTTCAGGATGCTCCTCGATTAGCTCGGCTACGGTACCAATGCTGTAAAGGCCCTTTTCTTCATCCAGCAAAATTATCACCACCTTTGACGGCCTTAACATTTAATTGACGATGATTTTAGAGTATCAATATCTTTATCTATCTAGATTGTAAACCTTTTAGCCGAAAATCTCAATATTCTTATTTAAGTTTTCCTCAAGCATTAATAATCACGCTTAATTATAATAACAATTGCGTAACTATTCAACCGCAAAAAGCAAACAAAAAAAACCTTCGCTATCATATTTCGGATAGCGAAGGTCCTTTTAAAAGAGGTATCAGGTGATTTTGCTTATGACTTAGGGGCGTTTTCCTTGTCATGTAACACTTTCATGGTTTCTGTGTTGGTTTTGGGAGCCTCTACATCCCATTTAGGAGCTGCGACACCGGTTATAGACTCGGTAGCCTTATTGATAGCCTGATAAGCATAGTCCATGGAGGTATTCAGGGTTTCCATGATTAACTGAGGATTATGGAAGCCCATGGAGTTTTCTGCTCCAACCCAATCCACCAGGAATTGACCTTTACGCTGCAAGGCACGGGCTTCTTTAAGAGCATCTTGGTTTCCACCTTTAGCGTCGGCTTCAGCAATGGCTTCAAGTGCTTCTACAGTGACATTCCCTACTTTAGCCATCATATCGGCAACTTTGTCCTGAGTATAGAATACTCTTTCTTTAAGCGCTTCCTCCCCTTCTCTATGGCAAGTCAGGCAGCTCTCATTCATATGCTTAAGAGGGCTGGTCCACCAGTGCGAGGAGATCTTTTCGCCGCCGTTCATAGTGTAAGGCATATGGCAGTCTGCACAGGATAAACCGGCTTCGGCGTGGGTACTGCCCATAAAGGTTTCATATTCAGGATGCTGAGCCTTGATTTCGCGCACACCGGCTTTCGCATGTGTCCAGTCGGAGAAATCTTTTTCTTCATAATATTCCAGGACGTCAGTGGGGGTAAGGCCCTTATCCCAAGGGAAGGTGACAATTTTCTTATCGCCAGCGAAATAGTATTCAACATGGCATTGTGCACACACCATGGTGCGAAGTTCTTGAGTGGTCAACTTGTCCGGATCTTTGCCCAAGCGGGTGAGAGTATCCCGCAAGGGTGGCTGGGTAATGACCAAATTCATAGTCTGAGGATCATGACAATTGGCGCAAGTAATGCCTTCTGTCATTTTACCCTTCAGATCATGGAAATTAGCTCCATAATAGGCATCGCCCATCTCTTCGACAACACCGGCTACATTAGCCGATTTGCAGGTCCAGCAAGATGCAATGCTTTTTTCATTAATTCGTTTGATTTTGGTGACATCTTCAATGGTGTAGTTATGGCCACGATCTTCATTGTATTCAATAGCAAATCCATAACCGGCGAAAATCTCTTTTAAAAAGGGCCACTGGGTCAGCTTATCAAATTCTTCGGAACCGCCATATTTGCTGCCTTCATTGGACATTTCTGCAGTTTTCATGAATGTATCGTATTGTTTAGGATAATACTTGGCGTACTCGTCGACAGATAAGGTTCCAGGAGCGATTTCAGCCCGAAAAGCAACGGGCTGCGAGGTTTTCGATGAGCAGCCAACGGCAACTATGCTGATGATCATTGCAGCCAGCAATCCTATGAGTATTTTACCTTTTCTCACAATCTTACCTTCCTTTCTTTCTATCGATAGTTGCTATGAGGGGTATAGCGGTGACAATCAAAACATCGTCGGCTGGAATCCATATTGACATTCCTTACCACGTCCTCATGGCATCTTAAGCAGTTATCCTGCACCAGCTCCGTACTCCCATCTTTAATGCGAATACTGTCGGGCAGATCACTGAAGGTATTGTGGTAAAGGTGTTGAACCCCTGCCGTAATCTTGGTATAGCTCTTGGTTACATAATTGGTTTGATCCGTATGACAATCGTTACAACCGGCTATTTCCCGGTGGGATGAATGGCTCCAAGTTCCATAAACAGGTTCCATAACATGACAAGAGACACAATAACTTGAATCTTTTGTTAAGGCATGCACTCCTTGTACTCCAATAATAAGTATGGCGAACAATCCTATAAAAAGGCCTACGATGAGATACAGTTTAGGGATTTTTTTCCTTCTTCCGCCTGGGACACCGGTTTTTTCTTGCTCCACTCCGCTATTCATATCTTACCTCCTTTCCCAAATCTCCCATGGTGTCCTATTTCGCCTGGACCTATTCATTAAAATTATAAGAAATATAAGCTTGTAAACCAATTAACAAATTCATCACAATTTATTAACATATTCTTAACAACTGGAATCGCTCCCAAATTCTGCGTTTATTCCCGAAATAAGATCAATTTACGACTTAAGTTATGGCATGGTAACTGAAAAACACAACAATCCGAACCCTGGTCAGGTCAGATTGTTGTGTTTAGAGGTCATTTTTTATTTCTGATTGGCTCATAAATCCTATTCGATTTTAACACTTGGTTCATCATGAATCCGTTCACTGTTTTCTTTATATATTATCGCACAGATAAAGGAAGTGAGGGGCATGGCAAACAAGATCCCAAAGCTGCCTACCAGCGCCTGCAGAATTTCTACAACAATCATTTCCCGGTTCAGGAGATATATTAAAGATGTACTGTACGCGCTGAGCAGCAATACAATGGAAAGAGAACTTCCTATGTAGGCAAGAATAAGGGTATTGGCCATCGTTCCCATGACGTCCCGTCCGATATTCATTCCCGATCTGAATAAAGTATTGAAAGAAGTAGCTCCTGACTTTTCTTTCACTTCCCAAAGAGATGATGATATTGACATTGAAACGTCCATTATTGCACCTAAAGCACCGATGAGGATTGCCGCAAAAATAATGGCCTTTAAATCTATGGGCGTCCCGGTTGATATATAGGTCAAATAAATGGATTCCTCATCTACATATCCTGTTAACTCAAGAACCCTATTGACAATAATGGTTAATATTCCGGATACAAGGATTCCGCCAAAGCAGCCCAGAATGGCTGTGAGGGTTTTTTTGTTAAACCCATTGATAATCAGATAGGTGGCAACAATCGTATACAAGCAGATCACTATGGCTGATAAATAAATATTCTTCCCGGAAAGAATGGCTGGAATGAACACCATAAAAATGGCGGCACAGGTAAAAACAAGGGAAAGTATGGTGTTCAGCCCTTTGATACCGCCGAACACTAACAACGCGAGGATAAAAAGAAGGCCGAAAATGAGAAGTTTATCCGTTCTGACAAATTCCATGAACTGCCATTCCATTTCCGGCTGACCTTCATAAGCGACAAGCAAAACCTTGTCGCCCTGCTCAACTTCCGGTGTGCCTATATTAAGCATGCCGTCGATGATCTGAGTCCCCGTTACCCTTTCCCCTTTTTCTTCGCCATCGAGCAGAGTTGCTTCAAAGGTCACCTGAACATTTTTAACCATGGTGGTATCACCGGCAAGGCTGTAATCGTCTGAGATTCTGTCCGTAATCGCTTCAATCTTTGCCTTGACAACCGTCTCACCGAAATCGTCACCGTTGAAAACGGTTAACCCTTTAGTCGCAACACTATTGCCGATAAAAAGAAATAATACAGAAAAGATAATCGTCGCTATGTAAATCAGCAGCTCTAATTTGCTTTTCTTTTGTATAACTCTCCCTTTTCGTACTTCTCTTCTATCCATGATACACCTCAATTTCTTGTGAATAAGTTGGAATTCTCTTCTCTCTTCTTTACAGTTTAAGTTTACCCGTTCTTGGCCAAACTGTCTATTTTAATGAATTTTCTTAATAACGCCGTGCCCATATCTAAAATGATACTTTTGATCCTACAGGCAAGAACAGGGTATTCCGTCTGAAACGACGGAATACCCTGTTCTTCTGATACATAAAACCAATCCTGTAACCATCAATTTACTGATTGGGCTTACTCTGTCCTATCAATACTTTGCAGACCTGATTTCATAGCCAACTGTCTGAGCAATGGATTATACATAGCCGGGGATTTTAAATTTTTAAGCAGCAGATTTAATTTGATACCCTTTACCTTAAGTTTATATCTATCCAGAAATCCATCGATTCCCTCTTCAAGACTCTGAGCTAAATATGCAGAGCTCTTTAATGCGTAGCTGATTCCTTCTGCAGAGCTGGGGCTAATCCCACCTGCCGCTTCTCCCACCAGGGCTATGCTATCCCTGCCGGCATAAAACTGTGATACCTTTTTCGGCCTATAGAGATATGCGCCCTCTGTCCTTATTTTGTTATCAAAATTAAAGCCCCGCTGGGTTAGTTTTGTTTTTAACAGTTCATACTTTTCCCTGGCCTTCTCCTTAGGTTTAAGGGCCGAACCTAATAACAGATAATTCTCCTTTGGTATGATCCAAGAGTAAAAATCACTTATTTCTTCATCAAAAATTGCTGTAAAATAGGGGACATGATGGGGACATTCATACCATTCCTGAATTGCAATGTACTTTTCAGGACCATTGATATCTTGATTAAGAAACCTTCTTAACTTTGAAAAGGCCCCATCAGCACCTATAATAACTCTTGTCTTTGCCGATATTTCTTGTCCATTATGAATATACTTAACCTCATATCCGCCCGGTATTTCAACAAAGTCTTTAAAAACTGCATTAAACTTTTTATCAACTTTTTTCGGAAGTATAGAAACCAACCATCTATCAAATTTCTCCCTATCCATATTCAGATAGAATCTCTGATAGAGTCTCTCCAGGTTATTTGTTAAATCAATGGTTCTTACAGCAAAAAGCTGCGGATTAACCAGAATATCTTTAGGTATTCCTAAGCCCAGCTTTGCAATCATTTTCTGGGCATCAGGGGCTAATAATCCTCCGCAGCATTTTCCGGCAAGATTGTGGGGATTCTCATTGGCCAAATCCCGTTTATCTATTAATAAAACCTTATATTTGTCACCAATTAACCGCGCAAGACTAGACCCTGCCGGTCCCGCCCCTATTATAAGAACATCATACATTGCATCTACCTCATAAGTTTTTAATAATGAAATCTTAAACCAACCTTCAGCAGATAAGTTAACTATCCTTTCTATATTCCAGAATATCACCCGGTTGACATTCCAAGGCTTTACATATTGCTTCCAAAGTTGAAAACCTTATGGCTTTTGCCTTGCCATTTTTCAATATAGAAAGATTCGCCATGGTTATACCAACCTTCTCTGTAAGCTCTGTTACACTCATTTTTCTTTTCGCCAACATGACATCAATATTGATTACAATCGCCATATTATTCACCTCAGACAGTTAAATCATTTTCAGATTTTATGTCTATAGCTTCTTTTAAAAGCCTTTGCAGAACGGCAGCAAAGACTGCAATCACAGAAGCACCGAAAATAATGATGCAGGGGAATGCTGCCAGGCCCGGGGCGTCGTCTGCCTCAGCTAGGGGTATTAGGAGAGGCAGGATTGCAGCATAGATAATACTGATCGTGATGGCACAGTTCTTTATATTTTTTAAAGCAGATACGGATAGTTCCGAGAACGCTTTGTTCTGATCAATATAGCTTAAAAGTTTTAAAGCCTGATACAGAGCAAAGAAGAACACTACCGCTGCCGCATACACACCGATTAAAACAAGATTAGGCAAATAATCTGCAAGTGAAGGCAACCAGAATATACACAGAGCCAGAACCGGAATTCCAATAAGGAGCACAGCTATCTTTAAAAAAAGTGTTGTTCCTTTCATACTATAAGCACCTCACAAGTTAGTTCCAGCTTTAATCTAACACAGCATTTATCGTTTTGCAATAAATTTATATTGCATCTCAAGATATGAAATAAGGTATTGGCACTTAATTAAACATCAAGTGCCAATACCTTATAAAAAGATGACATTTTGTGCCTGGAATCATCCCGGCAAATCAATTGACCTTAAGTGTAGTAACCGGCCGGCTTTGCAGCAGGTGAAATTCCCCTAAGCCATAGCTCCACTCGA is a window encoding:
- a CDS encoding ammonia-forming cytochrome c nitrite reductase subunit c552 — translated: MRKGKILIGLLAAMIISIVAVGCSSKTSQPVAFRAEIAPGTLSVDEYAKYYPKQYDTFMKTAEMSNEGSKYGGSEEFDKLTQWPFLKEIFAGYGFAIEYNEDRGHNYTIEDVTKIKRINEKSIASCWTCKSANVAGVVEEMGDAYYGANFHDLKGKMTEGITCANCHDPQTMNLVITQPPLRDTLTRLGKDPDKLTTQELRTMVCAQCHVEYYFAGDKKIVTFPWDKGLTPTDVLEYYEEKDFSDWTHAKAGVREIKAQHPEYETFMGSTHAEAGLSCADCHMPYTMNGGEKISSHWWTSPLKHMNESCLTCHREGEEALKERVFYTQDKVADMMAKVGNVTVEALEAIAEADAKGGNQDALKEARALQRKGQFLVDWVGAENSMGFHNPQLIMETLNTSMDYAYQAINKATESITGVAAPKWDVEAPKTNTETMKVLHDKENAPKS
- a CDS encoding MerR family transcriptional regulator gives rise to the protein MLRPSKVVIILLDEEKGLYSIGTVAELIEEHPETLRVWERNGLIHPNRDKYQRKYSNNDLLRLKFIKYLMNEKGLNIAGVKQITSMYSCWYNRNCKGGGMRSSTIPINESKPCWKIEGTYCFIASDKSELCSTCEMLKTCASSSDCK
- a CDS encoding helix-turn-helix domain-containing protein, with the translated sequence MAIVINIDVMLAKRKMSVTELTEKVGITMANLSILKNGKAKAIRFSTLEAICKALECQPGDILEYRKDS
- a CDS encoding FAD-binding protein; protein product: MYDVLIIGAGPAGSSLARLIGDKYKVLLIDKRDLANENPHNLAGKCCGGLLAPDAQKMIAKLGLGIPKDILVNPQLFAVRTIDLTNNLERLYQRFYLNMDREKFDRWLVSILPKKVDKKFNAVFKDFVEIPGGYEVKYIHNGQEISAKTRVIIGADGAFSKLRRFLNQDINGPEKYIAIQEWYECPHHVPYFTAIFDEEISDFYSWIIPKENYLLLGSALKPKEKAREKYELLKTKLTQRGFNFDNKIRTEGAYLYRPKKVSQFYAGRDSIALVGEAAGGISPSSAEGISYALKSSAYLAQSLEEGIDGFLDRYKLKVKGIKLNLLLKNLKSPAMYNPLLRQLAMKSGLQSIDRTE
- a CDS encoding YibE/F family protein, which translates into the protein MDRREVRKGRVIQKKSKLELLIYIATIIFSVLFLFIGNSVATKGLTVFNGDDFGETVVKAKIEAITDRISDDYSLAGDTTMVKNVQVTFEATLLDGEEKGERVTGTQIIDGMLNIGTPEVEQGDKVLLVAYEGQPEMEWQFMEFVRTDKLLIFGLLFILALLVFGGIKGLNTILSLVFTCAAIFMVFIPAILSGKNIYLSAIVICLYTIVATYLIINGFNKKTLTAILGCFGGILVSGILTIIVNRVLELTGYVDEESIYLTYISTGTPIDLKAIIFAAILIGALGAIMDVSMSISSSLWEVKEKSGATSFNTLFRSGMNIGRDVMGTMANTLILAYIGSSLSIVLLLSAYSTSLIYLLNREMIVVEILQALVGSFGILFAMPLTSFICAIIYKENSERIHDEPSVKIE
- the nrfH gene encoding cytochrome c nitrite reductase small subunit yields the protein MNSGVEQEKTGVPGGRRKKIPKLYLIVGLFIGLFAILIIGVQGVHALTKDSSYCVSCHVMEPVYGTWSHSSHREIAGCNDCHTDQTNYVTKSYTKITAGVQHLYHNTFSDLPDSIRIKDGSTELVQDNCLRCHEDVVRNVNMDSSRRCFDCHRYTPHSNYR
- a CDS encoding DUF2975 domain-containing protein; its protein translation is MKGTTLFLKIAVLLIGIPVLALCIFWLPSLADYLPNLVLIGVYAAAVVFFFALYQALKLLSYIDQNKAFSELSVSALKNIKNCAITISIIYAAILPLLIPLAEADDAPGLAAFPCIIIFGASVIAVFAAVLQRLLKEAIDIKSENDLTV